The genomic DNA TCATCCCGACATTTATCAGATGGATTTGACTCGTTTGTTCATTGATCTCAGCTGACTGTGTCGTGATTAGACagaaatttttaaaaaatttaaaaaagagaatgagaGTCGGGTACCAGGACGGTGTGGTCTATGACTGCTTAGTCACTGATACTCCGGAGTATGCCGCTGGCCAGGCGATAGCTTCGAAACAAGTCCCGTGGATGAGTAACATCAAATACGGGAATTATACAGTTTATtttgtggtggtggtgatatttATTGCCATGGTCCACAGGCTGTACAGCATATTTTCCGATGCTTCGTACCGGTCACAGCGAGCTCGCGATAGAGCTGCTACGTTCTCGGTCGAGCTGAAAAGCACTTCGAGATCAAGCGATAAAATTAGCCAGCATCGCGAAACTACGAGACAAGTGACTCGTGGTGTCGTCGCTGGTGATATTAGTCGAGATGCTAGCACGACTGGTGCTTCGACTCCAGCAGAAACAACTGATGCTGTATTTGATAATCAACTGGTGGCAGAACAAAGTCGAGATGATACAGTTGATCTGAAACGAGACCGACTAACAGATGGTCTGACAGGCGGTCCAGATTTCAAAAGGGGTTTGAATGGTTCAGATTTAGATTTTGTGCCCAACTCGAATCCATCAGGGTTGACTGCTCCTGTCAGAAAAATGGTGGCTTTGGTCAGATATATTGGCTATAGACGGTTTCCTACAGTGTGGACTGAGACGGTTGGAGTACCAAGTTCGGTGGGAGCTGTTTTGTTGCTCGGTGCGGGGTTTCTTTACCTTCTTCTGTGGTGTTTCATCCCCAGATCATACTATAAAGCATGTATTGCCATGGGCTCACCGCCTCTGGGAATCCGATCGGGACTCATGGCTAATGCCCTGACTCCGTTTATTTATGCGTTTGCTGGTAAGATTAATATTGTCACTTTTATTACTGGCACCAGCTACGAGAAGTTAAATGTATTTCATCGTGGAGTAGCATGGATCTCGTTCTTTTTTGCTCTCGTTCATACTGTTGTGTTTCTTGTCCAGCCTGCTTGGGAAGGAGGTGCTAAGTACCTGAAAGAGTACTTCATGGCCACTCCCCAGTATACCAGTGGAGTAGTGGCTACAGTGTTTCTGTTTGTTCTGTCGATATTTTCACTGCAGTTTATTCGCCAGAGATACTATGAAGCGTTTTTGCATGTTCACTGGCCGGTAGCTATTGGATACCTGggtattttgttttggcaCGATACTGGCGCTCTTGCATCGTGGTCGTTTCTATGGGCCACTATTGGAGTGCTGTTGAGTGGATATTTGTACAGATACTTTTACAAGACCAATTATCTACAACTGCGTCGTAACTGGTTTAGTTTAGACGAGGCCGTTCTACGTGTTCTGGATGACGGAGTTGTGCAAGTGAATGTGTTTAGTTCCATTATTAACAAATGGAAACCTGGTCAGCACGTTTATTTACGGTTCCCGGAGATTCAACCACTAGGAAACCATCCATTTTCAGTGGCTTCGTTACCGGAAATCATAGACAAAACCGATGGAACTGCCAAACTGAGATTCATCGCCAAGGCACATGGTGGGTTCACGAAAATGCTTTATGAACAAGCAGCCAAGAAGACTGAAAAGGAGTATCAAGTGATGCTGGATGGGCCATATGGTGGTGTTGAGCGTGATTTATATGCATTTGACGACGTTTGTCTTGTAGCTTGTGGATCTGGAGTCACTGCTACTATTGCGTTTCTGTCTGATCTAAGTAACAAGCTTGCCACTGTTGGACCACCCACAGGGTTTCCCATGGCCACTCAGAAAGTGCGATTCCTATGGATTGTGAGAAACTGCCGCAACATCGAATGGTTCCGCAACGAGATTACTAATGCTCTTGAAAGCGTACCTTCTGGCCTGATCGAAGTATACATCCACATCACCGGCAACCAAAACATGGACTCTAAACAAGAGATCCGGCCATTTGACTCTCCACACATCGTGATCGAGCACGGACCCCGTCCAAAAATGAACCAAATTCTTCGCAAATGGAGCGAATCCTTCGGCCGACGGACCCTCGTCGTCACCTCTGGCGTCCGCGGCCTCAACTGCGACGTCGGCAACACCGTGGCCGACCTCCAAAAACTCGTCCTCCTCGGCAAAACCAACACCCATGGCATCCAGTACGAGGAAATCAGTCTCCACACTGAAATGTTTGGCTggtaattatttataaactGTTATTTGCATTCCTCCCCTctcctctgcctccggcggctggggctccgccccagaccccgttgctcctgcttcgcaggagtttttcaGTCCTCGGAAGAGCTCCTGGCTCACCTGTTTCTACCCCGGCGGCTGAGCCTCCACCCCAGACCtcgtagctcctgctttgcaggAGTTTTCTTCTCCGGGAGAGCTCCTcgccgctccgcgaagcggagcaccACGGGttctggggcagagccccagccgccggaggcagggttCAGGACCCTGCGTGGACCCCTAGCCAGCCGTGCGTAGGGTACGGGAGAAATTTCAGtgatcaaaaaaaaaaaaccggaaaaagaaatgaaacaaaaaaaattagacATATTCGGTATACAGTTAGAAGTACAGCGTCTCTCTATCTACACTTCACTGACCTGTTGGTATTCATATCGAAATGGCCGGTGCTGAGGAGACTCCTGTGGGGAGCTATACTCCCGAAGAACCGCTTCAAGTGCGCCTGGACAAGGTGCGAGCTCATAAAACGTCGAAACTCAGCCATCAGAGCCATGTAAGTAGTCTTCTGAGGACACGAAGAAGTGGAAATATGTTTCTTTGCAGCccttttttgatatttttccaGTTTCACGTGCGGTTAAATCAGGATCTGATTCGTGTCTTGactccgcgaagcggagccAACcggtctgggcggagcccagccgccggaggcatgctAACCCCAGTTGTCGAAACGTCACTAACAAGTCCTAGCTTGCTCTGATCCTGTCCgctgttgaagaaaattTGGCTGATCAGAAGACTGAAGAGACTCCGGCCGCTTACTTTGTGTCGTTTTTGTCGCTTTTGGATCAGGCGTTTACTGAGACGGGTATTTCCAACAAGGAACTGGCGCAATCAGCTGTGTATTTATTGGATTTGGTGGTGCCATATATCTCTGCGGGTCTTCTGCGATCGAAATTCAGCGCTATTTTGTCGAAACTGGCCTTAGCTTTGTCGAATCCCGAATCAGATGCTCCTCTTTTGAGATCGTGTATGGGTGTTTTGGAGACAGTTCTGATTGCTCAagatagcagcagctggtctCAACCCACTACACAATTGTCTCCTAAGAGAGCAGTTTTGGGTTTGTCGGCTTTGGCAAGTGATCCCAGACCCAAAGTTCGTAAGAGAGCCCAGGAAGCACTTACAAAGGTGCTGGCCAACCCCCCTCCCAGTCCTAAATTTGAACATCCAGCAAGCTCTGTTGCAGCAGAGACTGCTTTGAAAAACCTGCTTGTGCAGTTGGAAGAGGataaaaaagtcaaaaagCAAGATACTAAGAGTCCATCAAAGGCTATTCATTCACTTCAACTCATCAGATCGATTAGCAGTGTCAACCAGTGGCCTTCGGAGAAGATCGAGCAATTGTGTGAGGTTTTGTTGACTATTACGAGAACTTCGGATCAATACTTGGTTGTGTCTGCTTTTAATGTTTTCGAGGCTATTTTCCATGGTCTTACTGATGAGGTTATTGACGAACCCAAGGTTGTTAAGGTTTTGGATATTATCGTCGATTTAAAACCTTCTGTCACCGATCAACATCTTGCTCCTGCTTGGTTAGCAGTGATTGCTCAAGCAGGCTCGTCATATGCTAAATTACAACCCATTCGTTCGTTTGCTCGTCTTCCTAAATTGTTCACTTTAATTGTCGAGTTTTTCCAATCCGACTCGAAGAACGTTCGTATCTCGGCATCTCAGTGTTTGGTGGCTCTTATTTCCACGTGTATTCCTCCCGAAGTTCTGAGTACCAAATCTAGTTACGACAAGACTGACAAAATCCTTGCTAAACTCAGTGATACCACGTTTAGTTTATTACATATTCAGTATCATGGTTCTTGGCAAGAGGTGACTGAGGTTTTGGTGGCTCTTTTTGATCAGCTTCGTTGGAAATCGGCTCCTCATCTCGTCAATGCTCTCAAGGTGGTTGGCTCATTACGTAGTGAAGAATCGTTTGCTGATGGCCGTGAACACTCTGATAAtgtcattgctgctgctattcgTGCTCTTGGTCCTGAAGTCGTGTTGCAATACTTGCCATTGAACTTGGATCCTACTAGAACCAACAACGGTACTGGACGTGCGTGGCTATTGCCTTTGTTGAGAGATAATGTTCAACAAGCCAGTCTGTCTCATTTCGTTACAGAGTTTGTTCCTTTGAGCGAGAAGTTTGTTGCCAAGGTGGATCAATTGCAAGAGGAAGGTGAAAGTAGCAAGGACAGAGGAATGCAAGTCAAGATTTTCCAGACCCTCAATGATCAAATCTGGTCTCTCTTACCCCGTTATATGGACTTGCCATCGGATCTTCGCACCTCTTTCGACCAGTCTTTTGCTGAATTGCTCAGCAATGTTCTTTACCAGAAAGTCGAGTATCGATCCAACATCTGTCTTGCTCTTAGACTGGTGGTTGAAAGCAATGTCGCTTATTCTGAAGGTGCTGTTGACGACGATGTTTTGTTGTTAGAAAGGTTCCCTAAGAAAGAGGCCAAGAAAAACGTCGAATTCTTGGCTAAGAGTTATGCTTCGAAGATCTTGTCAGTGTTGTTCAATGTTTTCAGTCAGACCTCGCCAGAATTCAGAAACTACATTCTCGAATGTATCAATGCATACTTGGCCATCACTcctgttgaagatgttgacACCACTTTCAACAAAGTAGCATCACTTCTTCATTCTTCTTTGGAAGACGAGGtcaaggctgctgccgaGGCTGGTGCTGCAACTACTGCCAAACAAACAGCCATGTCTGCTACTATGCTTGACCTCATTGTGGCCATGGCACCATTCCTTCCGAAAACATCGCACAACTCACTGCTGTCTATCTTCGTGACGATTTCTAAATTAGCCGAGTTCCCTCAATTACAGAAGAAATCGTTCCGTGCATTCACCAGATTAATGGAAAACGAAGACGGTGAGAACACAATCAAGGAGAACATGGAAAACGTTCAAAATGCATTTATTCAATTGGGTGACAAGGTTTCGTCGCCCGCCCGTGGCGCTAAACTGTCTGCTCTCAGCAAGATTGTCGAGATCATGCCTTCTAGTGACCTTCATTTTATCCCCAGCATTTTATCCGAGACGGTTTTGTCTACCAAGGATGTTAACGAGAAGACAAGAGAAGCTGCTTTCAACTTGTTGGTTCAAATGGGTCGCAAAATGCAACAAGGTGGTACTGTTGAGCACTCCAAGGTTCCCAACATGGATGCCGATGCTCCTAATGTTGAAGCTACCCTTGAAGAATACTTCACAATGGTGTCAGCAGGCTTGGCTGGAACCACTCCACACATGATCAGTGCCACCGTAACTGCCTTGAGCAGGATATTGTTTGAATTCAGAGATGATATCAGCGTCGAAATGCTACAAGAGCTCTCTTCGACAGTGGAACTTTTCCTGACTTCTAACAACCGAGAAATCGTGAGATCAACACTTGGATTCGTGAAAATCACCGTCATTTCACTGCCAACTGAGATTGTTGAGCCTTCACTCAAGCAGCTCATCACGAATCTGATGGTATGGTCGCACGAGCACAAAGCTCACTTGCGAGCCAAGGTGAAGCACATTATCGAAAGACTTGTACGAAGATTTGGTTACGAGAAGATTGCTGCCAACTTTCCTGAAGAGGACCAGAAACTTCTCACTAACATCCGCAAGACCAAAGAACGTGCTAAGAGACAATCTAAGAAGGACGACAATGACGAAGACGGTGGTGCCTCGCAGTCCCGCAAAGCGTCTAAATTCGACAACGAGTTTGACGAAGCTATCTATGGCAGCAGTTCTGACGACAGTGACCGAGAAGGCTATGATTCTGATGTGGAAATGGGCAACACTCGAAGCagtaataacaaaaaacaacaaaagagCAAAGCTCAAAACAACAGATACATCGTGGAAGATGCCGATGAGCCATTGGATTTGTTGGACCGCCGTTCATTGGCCCAcatctcatcaacaaaaccCCGTGCTAACGCCAAACTCGAAATCAAGGACAAGAACAAGTTTTCCCGcgatgctgctggcaaGATTGTTGTCAAggatgttgaagatgacaACGACATCGATATCAAGAGCGGTATTGATGCATACGTCGAGGCCATGAAGAACGGACCCATCCGAGGCCAGCGCAACAAACTCAAGTACAAGCGATCCCGAAAGCACAACCAAGACAGTGACGACGACggcgacgacgacgaagtcAACGGCAACGCCAAATTCGCCAGAAACAGTGGTGCCGGACCAAAACGCCGACACGACGCCGCCGACAACCGTGGCGGAAAACGGGCCCGTCCCAACACACAGCGACGGAAATTATAACCGGACCACAACCTTCTGTGTAgtaatatattttgtttatgTTTTTCTCTCCGATCTGGGTCTGCCTCGGACCAGGTCcgttgcctccggcggctggggcgctgccccagaccccgttgtgctcgcttcgcgagctttctACAACGCTAACTGGAAAGATCGGgatgctcgcgaagcgagcacaacggggtctggggcagcgccccagccgccggaggcaacaggacaagagaataaataattagtTTAGAGGCTGAGGACTACTTCGTAAGGCATTAGAAAACTTTTGGGTCGGGTCGTTAGGAGTAGAAGGAGGAATTAAGCACGACCGGGTTGCGGGTGATTCGCGAGATTGGCGATTTGGGGAAAATATAGTATGCGTCGGGGAGTTTGGGTGTCGGTGACGAGTGGGTTGCGGGTGGGAGGAGAGTGGAGGACGAGCGGGGCGAGCCGAAGAGTGATGATTCGGAACTACAGGAGCTCGTCGAGTTGTGTGAAGTGTGTGGTTGAGGAGTATTGTTACGTGAGCGCGAGGTGCTGGCGGAATGCTCGCTGGCAGTTGTTTTGGCGGTAAGAGATGATTTCTTCATGATTTGAAACAGCTCTTCGACAGAATCGTTGGAAAACACAGTTCCGGGTGTATAATCGCTTTTATATTCCGCGCTGGGAGGCTGGACCACGGGTGAAGGGACTAACACAGTATTCGAATTGACTTCATTGTCTCCGGAATTCGACGACGGTGAAAGTAACAGCGAGGCAAGCGATCTGTGACGCCGTCTTAGTTTTATTGGTCTTGGTGCAATGACTGATGTGGTGGTTGTAATGATGGTTGTAGATAGAAGCGAAGGTTGTAATATTGAGGTGGTACTGACATCGCTGGTAGCGCCATTTGTCGCTGATCCAGTATCTGAAGCGTTCTTACGCTCGACTTGTGAATCAGAGTCTGTTTGGTCCTCTTCAAAAGCATAAGACCGCTTAAGACCAGTCTCCGAGCTTCTGGATTTAAGAGGTGATTCGGCACGAGAAATCACTGCCGACGGcgatgatgtcgatgacgatgactCTACTGTGCTCATTAATAGTAAATATCCAGTTCTGACCAGTTTTAGAATAGAGATGCTAAAGAAATTGCGAAGTAGGGTAGTCTGTTGTGAATGGCACTCTGTCTCTCTACAGTAGTATCAAGCTGTAATAGCTATCTCCAATTAGTTgctgaatataaatactgaACAAAAGGGTGATATCTTGTCGATGACAATTCCCTCAGGCTATAATATCCATTCAATTAGTTTTGATTCTGAATACAAATCCTTAATACAGATGCTACTGTGCAAGGTACGCAGTTCTGCTGTAGATGACAACTCTCACAGGATGTAAAAACCACCTCAATTGGCTGATTCTGAATACAGTTGCTGAAGAAAGTGAAGTTactgcaaaaaaaaagtgtgGAAGAGCAATCTCTTAGCTTGAAACCAATTCTCTCTACTACTATAAGTTCAGTTGTCAGAGACACCTCAATACGCTGATTCTGACTCGCGACTGAGACAAATTGACACACCCACGCGAGCGAAATGGAAACCCAAAAAACAGTAACagaataaaagaaaaatttaCTATACTAGCAATGAACAAACGATAGAATGCCAATGAAATAAAAGAGCTTTTCTTAACTTTTGTTCCAAGtcagttcagttcagttcacGGCACATAACCAAAGACCCAAAGACCGTTGATTATGCCAGAATAGAATCCGGAATTGATCTCCAAATGGTGAATGGTGCCACTTTTTGTGATTTGTGGTATCCGCTCGTGATACAAGAGTCGATACTACTCAAGGGTATGAAACAACACTTGACAAGTGAAAGTGAGAATGGTGAGatatctgctgctgcaaaaTGCTTGTTGGAGCAGGTGATTGTTTGTTAATCGGCTGGTATCTCAAAACAGAACAGCCAAATGCAGAAAAAGTTAGGTACAGCTAATCATGCATTTTACCACCTATCGGCGATAGGGAGCCATGCATATTAAATAATTACAGGACCTGGAGTCAGAAGGGGACTCAATATTCGGCCAATACTGGGAAATATCATCTTGTGAAGAATCGTAATCGCCCGTTAAATCGGCTGTAATCTAGATCCGGAGATCATGTCTAACCTTGAACTACCTTTGAACTGCCACTAAACTGTCATTGAACTGCCAAACAGCCACCTCAAACCGTAATCAGTTAGTAACAGTGTTGCTTTGTAAGATAGCTTCTGACGCCAATGAGCAGGAGTCTTCTAGACGGCagagaaatatattttaaagAGATCCCACTCCACATTGAAGTCGGTATTGGCGGTCGGACACTTATCATCATTCCCCTGAGATTCCGAACCTCAATCCATAGTAATAGGTTTTCTGCTGTGCCGAAGCTTTTATCGTTTGTCTTAAAGGAGGATATTAGGAAATAAAATTCTGGTCAAATTCGACAATCGCAGGCTGCCTATTGGCAGGGCCAATCAACTATTTCAACTGGACTGAGGCTCAGTCCATACCATGCTATGTCATGGAGTGAACTGCTCACTGTAATAGAAAAAGCCATACAATCACTGCATACCACCTGCCATGAGTTGGCACTCTAAAGGAACACTAATATTTTAGTGCG from Sugiyamaella lignohabitans strain CBS 10342 chromosome D, complete sequence includes the following:
- the FRE7 gene encoding Fre7p (Putative ferric reductase with similarity to Fre2p; expression induced by low copper levels; GO_component: GO:0016021 - integral component of membrane [Evidence IEA]; GO_component: GO:0016021 - integral component of membrane [Evidence ISM] [PMID 12192589]; GO_component: GO:0016020 - membrane [Evidence IEA]; GO_component: GO:0005886 - plasma membrane [Evidence IEA,IEA]; GO_component: GO:0005886 - plasma membrane [Evidence IDA] [PMID 17553781]; GO_function: GO:0052851 - ferric-chelate reductase (NADPH) activity [Evidence IEA]; GO_function: GO:0000293 - ferric-chelate reductase activity [Evidence IGI] [PMID 17553781]; GO_function: GO:0000293 - ferric-chelate reductase activity [Evidence IDA] [PMID 17681937]; GO_function: GO:0000293 - ferric-chelate reductase activity [Evidence ISA] [PMID 9726978]; GO_function: GO:0046872 - metal ion binding [Evidence IEA]; GO_function: GO:0016491 - oxidoreductase activity [Evidence IEA,IEA]; GO_process: GO:0015677 - copper ion import [Evidence IGI] [PMID 17553781]; GO_process: GO:0006825 - copper ion transport [Evidence IEA]; GO_process: GO:0006811 - ion transport [Evidence IEA]; GO_process: GO:0055072 - iron ion homeostasis [Evidence IEA]; GO_process: GO:0006826 - iron ion transport [Evidence IGI] [PMID 17553781]; GO_process: GO:0055114 - oxidation-reduction process [Evidence IEA,IEA]) → MRVGYQDGVVYDCLVTDTPEYAAGQAIASKQVPWMSNIKYGNYTVYFVVVVIFIAMVHRLYSIFSDASYRSQRARDRAATFSVELKSTSRSSDKISQHRETTRQVTRGVVAGDISRDASTTGASTPAETTDAVFDNQLVAEQSRDDTVDLKRDRLTDGLTGGPDFKRGLNGSDLDFVPNSNPSGLTAPVRKMVALVRYIGYRRFPTVWTETVGVPSSVGAVLLLGAGFLYLLLWCFIPRSYYKACIAMGSPPLGIRSGLMANALTPFIYAFAGKINIVTFITGTSYEKLNVFHRGVAWISFFFALVHTVVFLVQPAWEGGAKYLKEYFMATPQYTSGVVATVFLFVLSIFSLQFIRQRYYEAFLHVHWPVAIGYLGILFWHDTGALASWSFLWATIGVLLSGYLYRYFYKTNYLQLRRNWFSLDEAVLRVLDDGVVQVNVFSSIINKWKPGQHVYLRFPEIQPLGNHPFSVASLPEIIDKTDGTAKLRFIAKAHGGFTKMLYEQAAKKTEKEYQVMLDGPYGGVERDLYAFDDVCLVACGSGVTATIAFLSDLSNKLATVGPPTGFPMATQKVRFLWIVRNCRNIEWFRNEITNALESVPSGLIEVYIHITGNQNMDSKQEIRPFDSPHIVIEHGPRPKMNQILRKWSESFGRRTLVVTSGVRGLNCDVGNTVADLQKLVLLGKTNTHGIQYEEISLHTEMFGW
- the RRP12 gene encoding Rrp12p (Protein required for export of the ribosomal subunits; associates with the RNA components of the pre-ribosomes; has a role in nuclear import in association with Pse1p; also plays a role in the cell cycle and the DNA damage response; contains HEAT-repeats; GO_component: GO:0030686 - 90S preribosome [Evidence IDA] [PMID 12150911]; GO_component: GO:0005737 - cytoplasm [Evidence IEA,IEA]; GO_component: GO:0005737 - cytoplasm [Evidence IDA] [PMID 22842922]; GO_component: GO:0005730 - nucleolus [Evidence IEA]; GO_component: GO:0005730 - nucleolus [Evidence IDA] [PMID 22842922]; GO_component: GO:0005634 - nucleus [Evidence IEA]; GO_component: GO:0005634 - nucleus [Evidence IDA] [PMID 14729571]; GO_component: GO:0005840 - ribosome [Evidence TAS] [PMID 12067653]; GO_function: GO:0003723 - RNA binding [Evidence IEA]; GO_function: GO:0003729 - mRNA binding [Evidence IDA] [PMID 23222640]; GO_process: GO:0000462 - maturation of SSU-rRNA from tricistronic rRNA transcript (SSU-rRNA, 5.8S rRNA, LSU-rRNA) [Evidence TAS] [PMID 12067653]; GO_process: GO:0042254 - ribosome biogenesis [Evidence IEA]; GO_process: GO:0042254 - ribosome biogenesis [Evidence TAS] [PMID 12067653]) encodes the protein MGVLETVLIAQDSSSWSQPTTQLSPKRAVLGLSALASDPRPKVRKRAQEALTKVLANPPPSPKFEHPASSVAAETALKNLLVQLEEDKKVKKQDTKSPSKAIHSLQLIRSISSVNQWPSEKIEQLCEVLLTITRTSDQYLVVSAFNVFEAIFHGLTDEVIDEPKVVKVLDIIVDLKPSVTDQHLAPAWLAVIAQAGSSYAKLQPIRSFARLPKLFTLIVEFFQSDSKNVRISASQCLVALISTCIPPEVLSTKSSYDKTDKILAKLSDTTFSLLHIQYHGSWQEVTEVLVALFDQLRWKSAPHLVNALKVVGSLRSEESFADGREHSDNVIAAAIRALGPEVVLQYLPLNLDPTRTNNGTGRAWLLPLLRDNVQQASLSHFVTEFVPLSEKFVAKVDQLQEEGESSKDRGMQVKIFQTLNDQIWSLLPRYMDLPSDLRTSFDQSFAELLSNVLYQKVEYRSNICLALRLVVESNVAYSEGAVDDDVLLLERFPKKEAKKNVEFLAKSYASKILSVLFNVFSQTSPEFRNYILECINAYLAITPVEDVDTTFNKVASLLHSSLEDEVKAAAEAGAATTAKQTAMSATMLDLIVAMAPFLPKTSHNSLLSIFVTISKLAEFPQLQKKSFRAFTRLMENEDGENTIKENMENVQNAFIQLGDKVSSPARGAKLSALSKIVEIMPSSDLHFIPSILSETVLSTKDVNEKTREAAFNLLVQMGRKMQQGGTVEHSKVPNMDADAPNVEATLEEYFTMVSAGLAGTTPHMISATVTALSRILFEFRDDISVEMLQELSSTVELFLTSNNREIVRSTLGFVKITVISLPTEIVEPSLKQLITNLMVWSHEHKAHLRAKVKHIIERLVRRFGYEKIAANFPEEDQKLLTNIRKTKERAKRQSKKDDNDEDGGASQSRKASKFDNEFDEAIYGSSSDDSDREGYDSDVEMGNTRSSNNKKQQKSKAQNNRYIVEDADEPLDLLDRRSLAHISSTKPRANAKLEIKDKNKFSRDAAGKIVVKDVEDDNDIDIKSGIDAYVEAMKNGPIRGQRNKLKYKRSRKHNQDSDDDGDDDEVNGNAKFARNSGAGPKRRHDAADNRGGKRARPNTQRRKL